Proteins co-encoded in one Streptomyces roseochromogenus subsp. oscitans DS 12.976 genomic window:
- a CDS encoding helix-turn-helix domain-containing protein: protein MSDRSTAPGKLPMEWIAASLKRERTRAGLSLSELAKRAGIAKSTLSQLEAASGNPSVETIWALGVALGVPFSALVEPPTPSVRVIRAGQGPGVASEQASYVGTLLSASPPGARRDIYQIRAEPDSVRAAEPHNPGTVEHLIVATGRVKAGPAGEEAELGPGDYMTYRGDVAHSYEALAPDTTFVLVMQHT from the coding sequence ATGAGTGACAGATCCACGGCACCCGGCAAGCTCCCGATGGAGTGGATCGCCGCGTCCCTCAAACGGGAACGCACCCGCGCCGGCCTGTCCCTGTCGGAGCTGGCGAAGCGCGCGGGAATCGCGAAGTCCACGCTGTCCCAGCTGGAGGCGGCGAGCGGCAACCCGAGCGTGGAGACGATCTGGGCGCTGGGCGTCGCGCTGGGGGTCCCGTTCAGCGCGCTGGTGGAGCCGCCCACCCCCAGCGTCCGGGTGATCCGCGCCGGCCAGGGCCCGGGGGTCGCCTCCGAGCAGGCCAGCTACGTCGGCACCCTGCTGTCGGCGAGCCCTCCCGGGGCCCGGCGGGACATCTACCAGATCCGCGCCGAACCGGACTCGGTGCGCGCGGCGGAACCGCACAACCCGGGCACGGTGGAGCACCTGATCGTCGCCACGGGCCGGGTGAAGGCGGGACCGGCCGGGGAAGAGGCCGAACTCGGCCCCGGTGATTACATGACCTATCGGGGGGACGTCGCTCACTCGTACGAGGCACTGGCCCCGGACACGACCTTCGTCCTCGTCATGCAGCACACGTAG
- a CDS encoding menaquinone biosynthetic enzyme MqnA/MqnD family protein, which translates to MDLPRTRPRVGHIQFLNCLPLYWGLARTGTLLDFELTKDTPDKLNEMLVQGELDIAPITLVEFLKHTDELVAFPDIAVGCDGPVMSCVIVSQLPLDRLDGAKVALGSTSRTSVRLAQLLLAERYDVQPDYYTSAPDLSLMMQEADAGVLIGDAALRANLHDGPRYGLDVHDLGALWKEWTGLPFVFAVWAVRREYLEREPVLTRKIHEAFLESRNLSLEEVGKVAEQAARWEAFDESTLAQYFTTLDFSFGTPQLAAVAEFARRVGPTTGFPADVKVDLLQP; encoded by the coding sequence GTGGACCTTCCCCGCACCCGGCCGCGCGTCGGCCACATCCAGTTCCTGAACTGCCTGCCCCTCTACTGGGGGCTCGCGAGAACCGGCACCCTCCTCGACTTCGAGCTGACCAAGGACACCCCGGACAAGCTCAACGAGATGCTGGTCCAGGGCGAGCTCGACATCGCGCCCATCACCCTGGTCGAGTTCCTCAAGCACACGGACGAACTGGTCGCCTTCCCCGACATCGCCGTCGGCTGCGACGGCCCGGTGATGTCCTGCGTGATCGTCTCGCAGCTCCCGCTCGACCGGCTGGACGGCGCCAAGGTCGCCCTCGGCTCGACCTCCCGCACCTCGGTCCGGCTCGCCCAGCTCCTGCTCGCCGAGCGTTACGACGTCCAGCCCGACTACTACACCTCCGCACCCGACCTCAGCCTGATGATGCAGGAGGCCGACGCCGGCGTCCTCATCGGCGACGCCGCCCTGCGCGCCAACCTCCACGACGGGCCGCGCTACGGCCTCGACGTCCATGACCTCGGCGCGCTGTGGAAGGAGTGGACGGGCCTGCCGTTCGTCTTCGCGGTGTGGGCCGTACGCCGGGAGTACCTGGAGCGCGAACCGGTCCTCACCCGCAAGATCCACGAGGCCTTCCTCGAATCCCGCAACCTCTCCCTGGAGGAGGTCGGCAAGGTCGCCGAGCAGGCGGCCCGCTGGGAGGCCTTCGACGAGTCGACCCTGGCGCAGTACTTCACCACCCTCGACTTCAGCTTCGGCACCCCGCAGCTGGCGGCCGTCGCCGAGTTCGCCCGCCGCGTCGGCCCGACGACCGGCTTCCCGGCGGACGTGAAGGTGGACCTGCTGCAGCCGTGA
- a CDS encoding alanine-zipper protein, translating into MSRPWARECRGRLRAGAEERADEAERRASEAEERADEAEERADEAERRASEAERPANGAEEPTRAGCRKSAPGGVPKVSPGRGAESQPRAGCRKSAPGGRPAPGRLEGFASCRWQRNVPSL; encoded by the coding sequence ATGTCGAGACCATGGGCGCGGGAGTGTCGGGGGCGGCTCCGGGCGGGTGCCGAGGAGCGGGCCGACGAAGCCGAGAGACGGGCCAGCGAAGCCGAGGAGCGGGCCGACGAAGCCGAGGAGCGGGCCGACGAAGCCGAGAGACGGGCCAGCGAAGCCGAGAGGCCAGCCAACGGTGCCGAGGAGCCGACCCGGGCGGGGTGCCGAAAGTCAGCCCCGGGCGGGGTGCCGAAAGTCAGCCCCGGGCGGGGTGCCGAAAGTCAGCCCCGGGCGGGGTGCCGAAAGTCGGCCCCGGGTGGGCGGCCGGCCCCTGGCCGGCTGGAGGGCTTCGCCTCGTGCCGTTGGCAGCGCAACGTGCCGAGCCTGTGA
- a CDS encoding cold-shock protein, protein MATGTVKWFNAEKGFGFIAQEGGGPDVFVHYSAINANGFRSLEENQQVTFDVTQGPKGPQAENVTPA, encoded by the coding sequence ATGGCTACCGGAACCGTGAAGTGGTTCAACGCCGAAAAGGGCTTTGGCTTCATCGCCCAGGAGGGCGGCGGCCCCGACGTCTTCGTTCACTACTCCGCGATCAACGCGAACGGCTTCCGCTCGCTCGAAGAGAACCAGCAGGTCACCTTCGACGTGACGCAGGGCCCGAAGGGTCCGCAGGCGGAGAACGTCACCCCCGCCTGA
- a CDS encoding TetR family transcriptional regulator C-terminal domain-containing protein codes for MLCDWMLWLVTCPPDDERGWGCFVVNTATQLGTTDEQISLRTEAAFDVTRQALRSLLLKGCGAGELTADLDIDGAVSCCSPSCSDYVCGNAPATTEHRDGRREPVPGLPFGASMSW; via the coding sequence ATGCTGTGCGACTGGATGCTCTGGCTGGTGACCTGCCCGCCCGACGACGAACGCGGCTGGGGTTGCTTCGTCGTCAACACGGCCACCCAGCTGGGTACGACGGACGAGCAGATCAGCCTGCGCACCGAGGCCGCCTTCGACGTCACTCGGCAGGCGCTGCGCTCCCTGCTGCTCAAGGGGTGTGGCGCGGGGGAACTGACCGCCGATCTGGACATCGACGGCGCGGTGAGCTGCTGTTCACCGTCGTGCTCGGACTACGTGTGCGGGAATGCGCCAGCCACGACCGAGCACCGCGATGGACGTCGCGAACCAGTCCCTGGACTGCCCTTCGGCGCCTCGATGTCTTGGTGA
- a CDS encoding serine/threonine-protein kinase, with protein MRPLDVDEPATVGPYRLLGRLGSGGMGRVYLGRSAGGRTVAVKIVHPHFALDEEFRARFRREVAAARRVGGAWTAPVLDADPDAPVPWVATAYAAGPSLAAAVTDTGPLPAHTVRALGAGLAEALTAVHELGLVHRDVKPSNVLLTLDGPLLIDFGIARATDGTASLTSTGVSIGSPGYMSPEQILGKGATGAADVFSLGAVLTYAATGEPPFRGDSSAALLYQVVHEAPELGSLAGELRDIAAACLAKDPSARPTPAELAHRLAPEGAARLITGGWLPGPLVEQVSRSAVHVLNLDTGETSHSGPVPFDTSAETEPPAPAASATGAGAFGPPPAMNPAEPPTPPPGKPFGDPTVVPAQRDAPPPGRVSVSMAAAATPVEGARGRRLSCTVVLAVAGALAAGGLGLGALLHPWSQGDGNEGGAGNTPSHSQAPTAASSAATGGTGAPDNSPSPGPIPARYLGTWQGQATALDGNLPIGTFRLTVHQAAVGAELGRLTQTDQLGGVCTDILTLKQMTPTKLIATSTGAKGNHGGCDPAAHQIELTPVGDDLKYTSDSSAEGNPVSRMSKVG; from the coding sequence ATGCGGCCGCTGGACGTGGACGAGCCGGCCACTGTGGGGCCCTACCGGCTGCTCGGCCGGCTCGGCTCCGGCGGCATGGGCCGGGTCTACCTCGGCCGCAGCGCGGGCGGCCGTACGGTCGCCGTGAAGATCGTGCACCCGCACTTCGCCCTGGACGAGGAGTTCCGCGCCCGCTTCCGCCGCGAGGTGGCGGCCGCCCGCCGGGTCGGCGGCGCCTGGACCGCGCCGGTCCTGGACGCGGACCCGGACGCCCCGGTGCCCTGGGTCGCTACGGCCTACGCAGCCGGCCCCTCCCTGGCGGCCGCCGTGACCGACACCGGCCCGCTGCCCGCGCACACCGTACGAGCCCTGGGCGCGGGCCTCGCCGAGGCGCTGACGGCCGTACACGAACTGGGCCTGGTCCACCGGGACGTGAAGCCGTCAAACGTCCTGCTGACCCTGGACGGGCCGTTGCTGATCGACTTCGGCATCGCCCGCGCCACGGACGGCACGGCGTCCCTGACGTCAACGGGCGTGTCGATCGGCTCACCGGGCTACATGTCCCCCGAACAGATCCTCGGCAAGGGAGCCACAGGCGCCGCCGACGTCTTCTCCCTCGGCGCGGTCCTCACCTACGCGGCCACCGGCGAACCCCCCTTCCGCGGCGACTCCTCGGCCGCGCTGCTCTACCAGGTGGTCCACGAGGCCCCCGAACTGGGCTCCCTCGCAGGCGAGTTGCGCGACATCGCGGCGGCCTGCCTGGCCAAGGACCCGTCCGCCCGGCCGACCCCAGCCGAACTGGCCCACCGCCTGGCCCCCGAAGGCGCGGCCCGCCTGATCACCGGCGGTTGGCTGCCGGGGCCCCTGGTGGAACAGGTCAGCCGCAGCGCGGTACACGTCCTGAACCTGGACACGGGGGAGACGTCCCACTCGGGCCCGGTGCCCTTCGACACCTCAGCGGAAACAGAGCCCCCGGCCCCGGCCGCGTCCGCCACTGGAGCCGGTGCCTTCGGGCCTCCGCCCGCGATGAACCCCGCGGAACCGCCGACGCCACCCCCCGGGAAACCCTTTGGAGACCCCACTGTCGTACCCGCGCAGCGTGACGCACCCCCACCCGGCCGGGTCTCCGTCAGCATGGCGGCGGCCGCCACACCGGTGGAGGGCGCCCGCGGCCGCCGGCTGAGCTGCACGGTGGTACTGGCGGTCGCCGGAGCGCTGGCCGCGGGGGGCCTGGGCCTCGGCGCACTCCTGCACCCCTGGTCCCAAGGGGACGGTAACGAGGGTGGCGCGGGCAACACTCCCTCCCACTCCCAGGCACCGACGGCGGCATCCAGCGCGGCCACGGGCGGCACGGGCGCCCCCGACAACAGCCCCTCACCGGGCCCGATCCCGGCCCGCTACCTGGGCACCTGGCAGGGCCAGGCCACCGCCCTCGACGGCAACCTGCCCATCGGCACTTTCCGGCTCACCGTCCATCAGGCGGCCGTCGGCGCGGAGTTGGGCCGCCTGACCCAGACCGACCAGCTCGGCGGGGTGTGCACCGACATCCTCACCCTGAAGCAGATGACGCCGACAAAGCTCATCGCCACCTCGACCGGCGCCAAGGGCAACCACGGGGGCTGCGATCCGGCCGCGCACCAGATCGAACTGACACCGGTCGGCGACGACCTGAAGTACACGTCGGACAGCTCGGCGGAAGGGAATCCGGTGTCGCGGATGTCGAAGGTGGGCTGA
- a CDS encoding cupin domain-containing protein: protein MTHAQDRAPEDTPLRPPRWKQSLLTFVAIYPMLMAVQEVCGTELAHLPVPLRTLVIVAVVAPLANYLVFPVLIRLAGRFLRPWPRPPARPPAAHADYERDIWMTKDRFFLLDEGASRATRVPLPPRTTVKAGVEDTQGRFSLIENHGDCGLPSHVQDTFDHFVYVIDGEIGVELDGTAHRLTSGMSAMLPRGVTHTLQSLGADDSAVHTLHLWTPGGWERHLEDIAEAGAGHDWKRANELGGRYGVRYHLADGGPDDWGDKLRFFVLDRGEARPGRIATPPAFSVKARTADTDGLFSLLQVTVAQPIPRHTHHVADECIYVLDGELDIEYDGAVHTAGRGQFVLLPHGIPHALRPGSNPPPRVIQISSPGGWECVVEALIEHRSEVSTAGRFDPAALNRFTRRYHVVYEETRAGVGRGVGGGL, encoded by the coding sequence GTGACACACGCCCAGGACCGCGCTCCCGAGGACACCCCGCTCCGGCCCCCGCGCTGGAAGCAGAGCCTGCTGACCTTCGTCGCCATCTATCCGATGCTGATGGCCGTCCAAGAGGTGTGCGGCACCGAGCTGGCACACCTGCCCGTCCCGCTGCGGACGCTCGTCATCGTCGCGGTCGTCGCGCCGCTGGCCAACTACCTCGTCTTCCCCGTACTGATCCGACTGGCAGGACGGTTCCTGCGGCCCTGGCCACGACCTCCCGCAAGGCCGCCCGCCGCCCATGCTGACTACGAAAGGGACATCTGGATGACCAAGGACCGTTTCTTCCTGTTGGACGAGGGCGCCTCGCGTGCCACCCGTGTCCCCCTGCCTCCGCGGACGACGGTCAAGGCGGGGGTGGAGGACACACAGGGCCGCTTCTCCCTCATCGAGAACCACGGGGACTGCGGCCTCCCCTCCCATGTCCAGGACACCTTCGACCATTTCGTCTACGTCATCGACGGTGAGATCGGCGTCGAACTCGACGGCACGGCCCACCGCCTCACCAGTGGCATGAGCGCCATGCTGCCCCGCGGTGTCACCCACACACTGCAGAGCCTCGGCGCGGACGACTCCGCCGTACACACCCTGCACCTGTGGACGCCCGGCGGCTGGGAGCGCCATCTGGAAGACATCGCCGAGGCGGGGGCAGGGCACGACTGGAAGAGGGCCAACGAGCTGGGCGGACGGTACGGCGTGCGCTACCACCTCGCTGACGGCGGCCCCGACGACTGGGGCGACAAGCTGCGCTTCTTCGTTCTGGACAGAGGCGAGGCGCGGCCGGGCCGGATTGCGACACCGCCCGCGTTCAGCGTCAAGGCCCGCACCGCCGACACCGACGGGCTCTTCTCGCTGCTGCAGGTCACGGTGGCGCAGCCGATCCCGCGTCATACGCACCACGTGGCCGACGAGTGCATCTATGTGCTCGACGGCGAGCTGGACATCGAGTACGACGGAGCCGTCCACACTGCAGGCAGGGGGCAGTTCGTCCTGCTGCCGCACGGCATCCCGCACGCGCTCCGACCCGGCTCCAACCCGCCGCCCCGCGTGATCCAGATCTCCTCACCGGGAGGCTGGGAGTGCGTGGTGGAGGCCCTGATCGAGCACAGGTCCGAGGTGAGCACGGCGGGCCGGTTCGACCCGGCCGCTCTCAACCGGTTCACGCGCAGGTACCACGTGGTCTACGAGGAGACTCGGGCGGGAGTGGGCCGGGGTGTCGGCGGGGGGTTGTAG
- a CDS encoding AzlC family ABC transporter permease: MCSLQRTITSPGDASLVRDSSLVWLASGIVGVSFGAVSVAGGLPVWVPVLMSLVVYAGSAQFSAVGVLIAGGGPAAAATTGLLLNTRTAAFSLAVAEILGPGRTARFLGAHLVTDETVAFALAQPDPVRRRRAFWISGLGLFAVWNIGVLAGAMAGRALGDTARYGLDAAFPAVLVALVLPAVRADAVVRRCAVAGGALALAVTPAVPPGVPVLVALAGLFLYRRRSLEAGS; the protein is encoded by the coding sequence ATGTGTTCGCTGCAACGAACCATCACCTCGCCCGGTGATGCCTCGCTCGTCCGTGACAGCTCGCTGGTCTGGCTGGCCAGTGGCATCGTGGGGGTCTCCTTCGGTGCCGTGTCCGTCGCCGGTGGGCTGCCGGTGTGGGTGCCGGTGCTGATGTCGCTGGTGGTGTATGCCGGATCGGCCCAGTTCAGCGCGGTCGGTGTGCTGATCGCCGGGGGCGGGCCGGCCGCCGCGGCGACGACGGGGCTGCTGCTGAACACCCGGACGGCGGCCTTCAGTCTGGCCGTGGCGGAGATCCTCGGACCCGGGCGTACGGCCCGCTTCCTCGGCGCGCACCTGGTCACCGACGAGACGGTCGCCTTCGCTCTCGCACAGCCCGACCCGGTACGACGGCGGAGGGCGTTCTGGATCTCCGGGCTCGGTCTGTTCGCCGTGTGGAACATCGGTGTGCTGGCCGGGGCCATGGCGGGGCGGGCGCTCGGTGACACGGCACGGTACGGGCTGGATGCGGCGTTCCCCGCGGTGCTGGTGGCTCTGGTGCTGCCGGCGGTGCGGGCGGACGCGGTGGTACGGCGGTGTGCGGTGGCCGGCGGCGCCTTGGCCCTGGCGGTGACGCCCGCGGTGCCGCCCGGGGTGCCGGTGCTGGTCGCGCTGGCGGGGCTGTTTCTGTACCGCCGACGGTCCCTGGAGGCCGGATCGTGA
- a CDS encoding LysR family transcriptional regulator produces MTLDDLRVFVAVCRAGSLSSVARDLGCTQSAVSQHVKRLEREIGVALLERQPRGVIPTQAGRILEAAAAEGITGLDLAVRQLRDLLDGHSGYVRVATGATTVRHFMSDAVVSFRRRHPEVNLEFRTVSSGRSSFDALADGTLDLAWVTIGPPVRGIEQRTIAELPWLLAVRADDPLAERPDLDPAELLDIRLIRLPPNSTSAAHLYAACDELGVRFAYDTSVADWDTALLLAELGVGRAVVPAVPGLPVPREGELRLIPLPGLRPLPVGWAVRRWDALSPPARAFADTVAQFRGSAAAR; encoded by the coding sequence ATGACCCTCGACGACCTCCGTGTGTTCGTGGCCGTGTGCCGCGCCGGCAGTCTCAGTTCCGTCGCCCGGGACCTCGGCTGCACCCAGTCCGCCGTCAGCCAGCATGTGAAGCGCCTGGAGCGGGAGATCGGGGTGGCGCTGCTGGAACGGCAGCCGCGAGGCGTCATCCCGACTCAGGCCGGGCGCATCCTGGAGGCCGCCGCGGCCGAGGGCATCACCGGCCTCGACCTCGCCGTACGGCAGTTGCGCGATCTCCTCGACGGCCACAGCGGCTACGTCCGTGTCGCCACCGGCGCCACCACCGTCCGGCACTTCATGTCCGACGCCGTGGTCTCCTTCCGCCGCCGCCACCCCGAGGTCAACCTCGAATTCCGCACGGTCAGTTCCGGCCGCAGCAGCTTCGACGCCCTCGCCGACGGCACCCTCGACCTCGCCTGGGTCACCATCGGCCCTCCGGTGCGCGGCATCGAGCAGCGGACGATCGCCGAACTGCCCTGGCTGCTGGCCGTGCGTGCAGACGACCCGCTGGCCGAACGGCCGGATCTCGACCCCGCGGAACTGCTGGACATCCGGCTCATCCGGCTGCCCCCGAACTCCACGTCAGCTGCCCACCTCTACGCGGCGTGTGATGAGTTGGGCGTGCGGTTCGCGTACGACACGAGCGTCGCCGACTGGGATACGGCCCTGCTGCTGGCCGAGTTGGGGGTGGGGCGGGCGGTCGTGCCGGCCGTACCGGGACTCCCAGTGCCGAGGGAGGGCGAGCTGCGGCTCATCCCGTTGCCGGGCCTGCGCCCCCTCCCCGTCGGCTGGGCCGTACGCCGCTGGGACGCCCTCAGCCCTCCGGCGAGGGCCTTCGCGGACACGGTCGCGCAGTTCCGCGGGTCCGCTGCCGCGCGCTGA
- a CDS encoding class I SAM-dependent methyltransferase — protein MSDVADGLGATRVFYDCVAEDYAAHFRDPLGDQPLERALLGAYAELVGPAGTVADLGCGPGAVTAHLGSLGLDVFGIDLSASMLAVARRENPQLRFEQGSMLDLDLADESLAGVVSWYSSIHTPEDELPSLFSEFHRVLTPGGHLLLAFQVGEEPRRLDRPWGRPVTLDFLRRRPEQMAELLTAAGFALGSRTIREPDGRLPASVSQVPQAFLFAQKPAEPA, from the coding sequence ATGAGTGATGTTGCTGATGGGCTTGGGGCCACCCGGGTCTTCTATGACTGCGTTGCCGAGGATTACGCCGCGCATTTCCGGGATCCGCTTGGGGATCAGCCGTTGGAGCGGGCGCTGCTCGGGGCGTACGCCGAACTGGTGGGCCCCGCCGGAACCGTGGCCGACCTCGGCTGTGGACCCGGCGCGGTCACCGCACATCTCGGCTCCCTCGGCCTCGACGTCTTCGGCATCGATCTGTCCGCCTCCATGCTGGCTGTCGCCCGGCGTGAGAATCCGCAGCTGCGGTTCGAGCAGGGCTCGATGCTGGACCTCGACCTCGCGGACGAGTCGCTCGCCGGTGTCGTCTCCTGGTACTCCAGCATCCATACTCCGGAAGACGAACTGCCCTCACTCTTCAGCGAGTTCCACCGAGTTCTGACTCCCGGCGGGCATCTTCTCCTCGCCTTTCAGGTCGGCGAGGAGCCGCGCCGCCTCGATCGGCCGTGGGGGCGGCCGGTGACGCTGGACTTCCTTCGCCGGCGCCCGGAGCAGATGGCGGAGCTGCTCACGGCCGCCGGGTTCGCCCTCGGCTCGCGCACGATTCGCGAACCCGACGGACGCCTCCCCGCATCCGTCTCGCAGGTCCCGCAGGCGTTCCTGTTCGCCCAGAAGCCCGCCGAGCCCGCCTAG
- a CDS encoding AzlD domain-containing protein, whose product MNATVVVILVLALGTYAFRLVGPVLRGRVEIPARVEELASAGAVVLLVALLATGALAEGGGFAGWARPAGVLVGVALAWRRAPFVVVVVGAAGTTALLRLAGLG is encoded by the coding sequence GTGAACGCCACCGTTGTCGTGATTCTGGTGCTGGCGCTGGGGACGTATGCCTTTCGGCTGGTGGGGCCGGTGCTGCGGGGGCGGGTAGAGATACCGGCCCGGGTGGAGGAGCTGGCCTCCGCCGGGGCCGTCGTGTTGCTGGTCGCGCTGCTGGCCACGGGGGCGTTGGCCGAGGGCGGGGGTTTCGCGGGGTGGGCTCGGCCGGCCGGGGTGCTGGTGGGTGTGGCGCTGGCGTGGCGGAGGGCGCCGTTCGTGGTGGTGGTCGTGGGGGCGGCTGGGACTACGGCGCTGCTGCGGCTGGCGGGGCTCGGCTGA
- a CDS encoding PLP-dependent aminotransferase family protein yields MADSGTSFGPEILLSLSPQADAPLWVQLESALRDAVRSGHLAPGQRLPASRVLAADLGVSRRLVVDVYEQLTAEGYLTARPGSGTWVSDLATQADSGRAAADRPETHAPRWDMRPGVPSLAHFPRRQWRRVWLSALSGAGDADLGYPHAGGDPRLREAVAAYLTRTRGVAATAESTLICAGFTQGLDLLCRTLRARGATTVALEDPGLPHRAPVIRRAGLTPLPIPVDADGLVVDALPDRGVDAVLTTPAHQFPTGAVLAPHRREALLAWAGRRGAVVLEDDYDGEFRFDRRAIGALQGLAPDCVIYLGSTSKTLAPALRLGWLVTPSAFVEALITEKFLADHGTAALEQLALAEMITSGAYDRHIRQSRTRYKLQREALEAAVRRHHLPLRLTGVPAGVQTLATLPKGLDSDSLVRRAAAMGIAFDSVTRYQLAPDRPARSLVIGYGNITPHGIDQAMAALARIMKAGPTA; encoded by the coding sequence ATGGCTGATTCGGGTACCAGTTTCGGTCCGGAGATCCTGCTCTCGCTGTCGCCACAGGCGGATGCGCCGCTGTGGGTGCAGTTGGAGTCCGCTCTGCGCGATGCCGTCCGCTCCGGACATCTGGCGCCTGGCCAGCGTCTGCCGGCCAGCCGGGTCCTCGCTGCGGATCTGGGGGTGTCCCGACGCCTGGTGGTCGACGTCTACGAGCAGCTCACCGCCGAGGGTTATCTGACCGCCCGCCCGGGCTCCGGCACCTGGGTGTCCGACCTGGCCACCCAGGCGGACTCCGGACGCGCAGCCGCGGATCGACCCGAAACCCACGCTCCGCGCTGGGACATGCGTCCAGGGGTCCCCTCACTCGCCCACTTTCCCCGCCGGCAGTGGCGGCGCGTGTGGCTGTCCGCGCTCTCCGGGGCAGGCGACGCGGACCTCGGATACCCTCACGCGGGCGGCGATCCCCGCCTGCGCGAGGCGGTCGCGGCGTACCTCACCCGGACCCGGGGCGTGGCCGCCACCGCGGAATCCACCCTGATCTGCGCCGGGTTCACCCAAGGGCTGGACCTGCTGTGCCGCACCCTGCGCGCCCGCGGCGCCACCACCGTGGCTCTGGAAGACCCCGGGCTGCCGCACCGGGCCCCCGTCATCCGGCGTGCCGGCCTGACTCCGCTGCCGATACCGGTCGACGCCGACGGGCTGGTCGTCGACGCGCTTCCCGACCGCGGAGTCGACGCCGTTCTGACCACTCCTGCGCACCAGTTCCCGACCGGCGCCGTGCTGGCACCGCACCGTCGTGAGGCGCTGCTCGCCTGGGCGGGGAGGCGCGGCGCCGTCGTACTCGAAGACGACTACGACGGCGAGTTCCGCTTCGACCGCCGGGCGATCGGCGCACTACAGGGACTGGCGCCGGACTGTGTCATCTACCTCGGTTCGACGAGCAAGACCCTCGCCCCGGCCCTGCGCCTGGGCTGGCTCGTCACCCCGTCCGCCTTCGTCGAGGCGCTCATCACCGAAAAGTTTCTGGCCGACCACGGCACCGCCGCGCTGGAGCAGCTAGCCCTCGCCGAGATGATCACCAGCGGTGCCTACGACCGGCACATCCGCCAGAGCCGCACTCGTTACAAACTCCAGCGGGAGGCACTCGAAGCAGCCGTTCGCCGCCACCATCTGCCCCTACGTCTGACCGGCGTTCCGGCGGGAGTGCAGACCCTCGCCACGCTTCCCAAAGGCCTCGATTCAGACAGTCTCGTCCGGCGGGCGGCCGCCATGGGTATCGCCTTCGACTCCGTCACCCGCTACCAACTGGCTCCCGACAGACCGGCCCGTTCCCTGGTCATCGGCTACGGCAACATCACTCCCCACGGCATCGACCAGGCCATGGCAGCCCTCGCCCGCATCATGAAAGCCGGGCCCACCGCGTAG